A stretch of DNA from Marinitoga sp. 38H-ov:
TAGAGAAGAAATATATAAAGTTATTAAAAATTTAATTAATATAGGAAAAACTATAATTATAGCTTCTCATCATTCTAAAGATTTAGAATTTGTTGAAAAAATTATAGCGTTAGAAAAAGGACGTTTGGTTTTTTATGATAAAAAAGATAAATTTTATAATTGGTCTGAAAACAAAAGATTTAACGTAGAAATTCCTTTTGAAAGAACTGTAAAAAAATTTACTGGAAAGAATTTAAAAGATTTGGAGAGAAGTATATGTCAATAAAAATAAAGAATGTTTCATATACATATGCAGAAAAGACGCCATTTGAAACAACAGCTCTTAAAAATATAAGTTTGGAAATTGAGGAAGGTAGTTTTTGGGTAATATTAGGAAAAACAGGTTCTGGAAAAACTACTTTAATTCAAACATTGAATGGATTGATAATTCCAAAAGATGGTGAAGTTATTGTAGATGATATTATTATCAAAGATAGAAAAGAAGATATAAAAAAAGTAAGAGAAAAAATAGGAATAGTATTTCAATATCCGGAGAGCCAATTCTTTTTACCAACAGTTTATGAAGAAATTTTGTATGCTCCAAAAAATTTTAATAAGAATATATCTAAAACCGAATTAATTAATATTTTAAAGTTAGTAGGATTAAATGAATCCTTTTTGAATAGAAATCCATTTTCTCTATCTGGTGGTGAAATGAGGAAAATAGCTATTGCTTCTGTTTTATCTTATGATCCTAAATATATAATTTTTGATGAACCAACCGTTGGACTTGATTATGAAGGTAGAAGAAAAATATGGAATATTATAAAAAATTTAAGAAAAATCGGTAAAACAATAATAATTGTAACTCATTGGATTGATGAATTAATAAGTTTTAAACCAAATGTTCTACATATACATAATAATGAAATTAGTTTCATTGGAAACTTTGATGATTTTATATTATTAGGGGAAGATGAATTGAAGAAAAAAAATATTACTTTTTCTGAAAAACTTAAGTTATATTATTGTTCATTAAAAAATAATATAAAGTTAGAAAAATTATTTCAATATTGAAAAGAAAATTAGTTGACTAAATAGAAAAATAGTGTTATAATACTACATGTCTTGGGAGGTCGTCTAATGGCAGGACTGCGGACTCTGGATCCGCCTATGGAGGTTCGAATCCTCCCCTCCCAGCCA
This window harbors:
- a CDS encoding ATP-binding cassette domain-containing protein; this translates as MSIKIKNVSYTYAEKTPFETTALKNISLEIEEGSFWVILGKTGSGKTTLIQTLNGLIIPKDGEVIVDDIIIKDRKEDIKKVREKIGIVFQYPESQFFLPTVYEEILYAPKNFNKNISKTELINILKLVGLNESFLNRNPFSLSGGEMRKIAIASVLSYDPKYIIFDEPTVGLDYEGRRKIWNIIKNLRKIGKTIIIVTHWIDELISFKPNVLHIHNNEISFIGNFDDFILLGEDELKKKNITFSEKLKLYYCSLKNNIKLEKLFQY